In Flagellatimonas centrodinii, a single window of DNA contains:
- a CDS encoding polysaccharide biosynthesis/export family protein, with protein sequence MSTTSIRRNGTAGLLGGIALLTLGLSGCAGMGADYSTPADAQQIPFTVEAVTPELVSRLAVRPPAVSAPPAGGLTIQNYAYRIGPTDVLSIFVNQSLYGDQGIAGTVDRQAESLYVVSEDGYIFLPLYGALRVAGLTVGQAYNEIQSALAKYITRPQINVRVAEFRSQRIAVAGAVSTPGYLPVTDRPMTITEAVIAAGQTDEADLRKVVLKRAGVEYPVDVFALIQSPGFGQNWVMQDGDVLFVPRNENRVYVLGEAPNRTEYIDPYATSLAEVLVAGSASGGSSGGNYLQTGTAQPGSIFVIRGDVDAARVFHMNGASPESFILADQFQLASGDIVYVSTRPVTRFNRFISQILPSLQSILLPVLLVDRIDSIAE encoded by the coding sequence ATGAGCACCACTTCCATCCGCCGCAACGGAACTGCGGGACTGCTGGGGGGCATCGCCCTTTTGACCCTGGGGCTTTCCGGCTGCGCCGGCATGGGGGCCGACTACAGCACCCCGGCCGATGCCCAGCAGATTCCCTTCACGGTTGAAGCGGTGACCCCCGAGTTGGTGTCACGTCTGGCCGTGCGCCCACCGGCGGTTTCGGCACCGCCGGCCGGTGGCCTGACGATTCAGAACTACGCCTACCGCATCGGCCCCACCGACGTGTTGTCGATCTTCGTCAACCAGAGCCTGTATGGCGACCAGGGCATTGCCGGCACCGTCGACCGCCAGGCTGAATCGCTATACGTGGTGAGTGAAGACGGCTACATCTTCCTGCCGCTATACGGCGCGCTGCGGGTGGCCGGCCTCACCGTGGGCCAGGCCTACAACGAGATCCAGAGCGCACTGGCCAAGTACATCACCCGCCCGCAGATCAACGTGCGTGTGGCGGAGTTCCGGTCGCAACGCATCGCCGTGGCCGGTGCCGTCAGCACCCCCGGCTACCTGCCGGTGACCGACCGGCCGATGACCATTACCGAAGCGGTGATCGCCGCCGGCCAGACCGACGAGGCCGACCTGCGCAAGGTGGTGCTCAAGCGCGCCGGCGTGGAATACCCGGTTGACGTGTTCGCCCTGATCCAGAGCCCGGGCTTTGGCCAGAACTGGGTCATGCAGGATGGCGACGTGCTGTTCGTGCCGCGCAACGAAAACCGGGTGTATGTGCTGGGCGAAGCCCCCAACCGCACCGAGTACATCGACCCGTATGCCACCTCGCTGGCGGAAGTGCTGGTGGCGGGGAGCGCGTCGGGCGGCAGTAGTGGCGGCAACTATCTGCAGACCGGCACCGCCCAGCCCGGCAGCATCTTCGTGATCCGCGGTGATGTCGACGCCGCTCGCGTGTTCCACATGAATGGCGCCTCGCCGGAGTCCTTCATCCTGGCCGACCAGTTCCAGCTCGCCAGCGGGGATATCGTCTACGTCT